From the genome of Cedecea lapagei, one region includes:
- a CDS encoding ABC transporter substrate-binding protein: MFAKTRIAAVTALFLSYGVQAETVLNVATAGDQNMVDYVKTWLGPKFEAAHPGVKVRVVGTGPGDAGSNKIIEKLSAQQQSGAKTWDIDVAVVHQKAGGELVEKGLLEKYRQQIKTGSMVTADNASNALGVNVDGYVMPMFLSQTAIAWNSETMKTPPASYDELVAWAAKHPQAFGYNGIKNGMSGVSFVVGWIYAYGTDARRLSALPYDKSVETNWSQAFEKLKAFNKNVTFTPGNAGTLDMLTRGEIAMGPVWVDMFYTWKDQGKLPPSIKLALLSPGMPGQPMYYVTPAKAAQPQLAREFIELATSPEVQADGIVKQFNWYPGIDAQYVKPKLDDATWSKLFAEISPKALADYGKSFPIAPYFDDIKEGYESQVSN; this comes from the coding sequence CAGAAACCGTTTTAAACGTGGCCACCGCGGGTGACCAAAATATGGTGGATTACGTCAAAACCTGGCTGGGGCCAAAGTTCGAGGCTGCGCATCCGGGCGTAAAAGTACGCGTTGTCGGCACCGGTCCCGGGGATGCTGGCTCGAATAAAATCATTGAAAAACTGAGCGCGCAGCAGCAGAGCGGGGCGAAAACCTGGGACATTGATGTTGCCGTAGTGCACCAGAAAGCGGGCGGGGAACTGGTGGAAAAAGGGCTGCTGGAAAAATACCGCCAGCAGATCAAAACGGGCAGCATGGTTACGGCGGACAATGCCAGTAACGCGCTGGGCGTGAACGTAGACGGCTATGTGATGCCGATGTTTTTGAGCCAAACGGCCATCGCCTGGAACAGCGAAACCATGAAAACGCCCCCGGCCTCCTATGATGAGCTGGTGGCCTGGGCAGCGAAGCACCCGCAGGCTTTTGGCTATAACGGCATTAAAAACGGCATGTCCGGGGTCAGCTTTGTCGTGGGCTGGATTTATGCTTATGGCACAGACGCCCGGCGTTTATCTGCCTTGCCGTATGACAAGAGCGTAGAGACAAACTGGTCGCAGGCCTTTGAGAAGCTGAAAGCGTTTAATAAAAACGTGACCTTTACGCCGGGCAACGCCGGGACGCTGGACATGCTAACTCGCGGTGAAATAGCCATGGGGCCGGTATGGGTCGATATGTTCTACACCTGGAAAGATCAGGGCAAGCTGCCGCCGTCCATCAAGCTGGCTCTGCTATCGCCGGGGATGCCCGGGCAGCCAATGTATTACGTCACTCCGGCTAAAGCGGCGCAGCCTCAGCTGGCGCGAGAGTTCATCGAGCTGGCAACCAGTCCGGAAGTACAGGCCGACGGGATCGTGAAGCAGTTTAACTGGTATCCGGGCATCGACGCGCAGTACGTCAAGCCAAAGCTGGACGATGCCACCTGGAGCAAGCTATTCGCTGAGATCTCCCCGAAAGCGCTCGCCGATTACGGAAAAAGTTTCCCGATAGCGCCTTACTTTGATGACATCAAAGAAGGCTACGAAAGCCAGGTTTCTAACTGA